Genomic DNA from Nonomuraea rubra:
CAGGAGCGAGCCGCAGCTGCAGAGGCTGCTCGACAACGGCACCCGGATCATGAAGGTCCTGGAGAAGAAGGACGCCCAGCTCGGGCGGCTCATCGACGCCGTCGAGGTGATGCTGGGCGAGCTGCGCAGGCGCCGCGACGAGCTGCGCACCATCCTCGGCGACGGCAGCGACCTGGTGCAGAGCACCACCCGGCTGATCACCGAGCACGAGAAGACGCTGGTGCGGGTGCTCGACGACAACGCCGCCATCACCACCCGGCTCAGCGGCAGCACGGAACGGCTCAACTCGCTGCTGGCCTGGGCGGGGCCGACGTTCTCCGGGCTGGCCACCATGGGCGGGCAGGGGCCGTGGCTGGAGGCCATCGCCACCGGCCTCGGGCCGATCAACCCCGAGGTGCTGGCCGCCATCGCCAAGGACAGGGAGAACGACCGATGAGGCGGCTCGCGGCGGTGCTGCTCGCCTGGACGCTGCTCGCCTCCGGCTGCTCGGTGGGCGGGGCGGGGCCGTACCTGCTGGTGGCGATCTTCAGCCAGGCACCCTCCCTGTACGAGGAGGCGCGGGTGAAGGTGATGGGGCTCGACGCCGGCTACGTGGAACGGATCCGGATATCTGGCGACAAGGTACGGGTCGAGCTGCGGATCGACCGGCACGTGCCGCTGCCGTCCGGCGTCAAGGCCGTGGTCGCTCCGCAGAACACGCTCGGCGAGCGCAACGTCGTGCTCTACCCCCCGTGGAAGCCGGGCGACCAGCGGATCCAGGCCGGGGCGACGATCCCGCTGGAGCGCACCGACCTGCCGGTGGAGATCGACGAGGCGCTCGACGCGTTCACCAAGCTGACCGACGCGCTCGACGACGAGAAGCTGGGCGACGTGGCGGGCGACCTGGCCGACGGGGTGCGCGGGCGCGGCAAGACGATCAACGACGCGATCGCCGACACCTCCGAGCTCACCGGCGTGCTGGCCAAGCAGGACCAGCAGCTCGTGGACCTGGCCAGGAGCCTGAACGAGCTGGCCACCAGCCTCAACGAGCGCGAACGCCAGGTGACCGGCGCCATCGACGCCTTCTCCGAGGCGAGCGCGATCCTGGCGGAGGAACGGCGGCGGCTGCGCGGGTTCGTCACGGCCATGGCCGGGTTCGTGCGCCGCGGCGACGTGATCATCGAGCAGTACGCGGAACGGCTGCCCAGGGCCGCCACGACGCTGGCCGAGCTGGTGCTGACGGTCCGGGCCAACAGCGCCTCCACCGCGCGGGCCGTCAAGGGCGCCGCCGACTTCGCCGACATCCTGATCGACTCCTGGGACCGCAAGCAGCACGTGCTGAAGATCCGCGTCGTGCTGAACGCGATGACCAGGGCGTGGCTGACGCCGCTGTTCGAGGCGCTGAACCTGGGCCCGGTGCCGTGCCTGCCGGCCGGGCTGAGCAACTGCCCCTTCGCACGCCGGGGAGGCTCACGATGATCCGGCGGCTGATCGCCGGGCTGGCGGCGCTGACCCTGGCCGCCGGCTGCTCGCTGCAGACGCTCGGCGCGACCACCGGCGACCTCACCCTGCACGCCGTCTTCGACGACGTGCAGAGCCTGGTGGCCGGGCACAGCGTGCAGATCGCCGACGTACGCGTGGGCACGGTCACCGGCATCCGGCTGGAGGGCTACCGGGCCAGGGTCACCATGTCGGTCCAGTCGGCGCACCGGGTGCCCGAGGGCAGCACGGCCACCGTGGCCAAGACGTCCGTGCTGGGCGAGAACTACGTCCGGCTCACCCCGCCCGCCGGGAAGAACCTGGCCACGGGCCCGTACCTGAAGGACGGCGCGACCATCGCCGAGACGTCGGTCGAGCCGGACATCGAGCAGGTCACCGCGAAGGCGGGGCCGCTCATCGAGGCGCTCGGCGCGCAGGACGTGAACGCCATCCTCGACGCCGCCTCCACCGCCTTCGCCGGCCAGGGCGACGAGGTGAACCGCCTGATCAAGCAGACCGCGCAGGTCACCGACGCCTACGCCGCCGCCCGCCGCGACCTCGGCACCTCCATCGACGCGCTGGCCAGGCTCGGCGACGACCTGGCCGAGGGCAGCGCCGAGCTGGACCGGCTGCCGGGCACGCTGGCCGCCGCCACCGAACGCCTCGCGCACGGCCGCCGGCACGTCAAGCGGACGATCGTCGCGCTCACCAAGCTGGCCGAGCAGGCCAACCTCACCGTCTACCCGCGCCACGCCGAACGGCTGCGCACGCTGCTGCGCGAGCTGGAGGCCGTCTCGACGGCCATGCAGCGCGGCAAGGAGGACCTGAAGGCGCTGGTGGCCAAGCTGCAGGCGTTCATCGACACGCCGCCGATCACGGTGAACGGGCAGGTGCTGATCTACGTGTGGCTGAAGGGCCTGCTGCCGAGCGTGCGCGGAACCCCCGTACGTGAGCGCGGCGGCGACTTCAGCCTGCTGCTGGAGCCGCCGCGATGAGAAGCCGCATCTACGTCAACCTCGGGTTCTTCGTGCTGCTGGGGATCGTCATGACGGTCTGGGCGTTCAGCACGATCATCCGGCTGGACGCGATCGAGCGGCCGTACCGGGTGTCGGCCGAGTTCGTCTCCTCCCCCGGGCTGATCCGCGGCTTCGACGTGGCGTACCTGGGCGTCCGGGTCGGCAAGATCGGCGACGTGCGGCTGGCGCCCGGCAGGATCGTCGTGGGGCTGGACATCGACAGGGAGATCCGGCTGCCGAAGGGCGTCACGGCCGAGGTGCGCCGCCGCTCGGCCATCGGGGAGCCGTACGTGGCGCTCTCGCCGCCGCCCACCGGCGTCGCCGGGCCCACCCTGGCGGCCGGCGACACGATCCCGCTGGCCAGGACGACGGTGCCGCTGGACTACAAGAAGCTGTTCGAAGGGGTCGGCAAGCTGCTGAACGCGGTGCCGCCCGAGGACGCCGACACCATCGTGCACGAGCTGGCCGTCGCCCTGGACGGGCGGGCCCCGGCCATCAGGCGCATCGTCGACGACGCCCACACCCTGACCGGGACCCTCGCCGACAACGCCGAACTGCTCGACGACCTGTCGGTGCAGCTCACCCGGCTGACGCACACGCTGGCCGGCAAGCGCGGCGAGCTGGCCTCGGGGATCTCGGACCTGAGCACGGTGACGGCGGCGCTGCGGGAGTCCCGTACGGACCTGAACGCCTTCCTGGACCAGGGGCCCGGCGTGTTCGCGCAGCTCGACGCGGCCGTGCGGACGTCCAGGCCGGGCTTCTCGTGCCTGCTCACGGCGGCGGGGCTGCCGCACCAGCCCGCCTTCTCGGCGGCGACCGAGCGGAACGTGCACCACCTGCTGAGCATCGTGCCGACCGCGCTCACCCTGGCCGGCGACATCAGCGACCGGCGCGGGGGGACCGTGTACGGGAAGGCGTCGTTCATCTTCAGCGTGCCGGGCGGGCCGACGCCGGCCGAGGAGTACGCGGGCCCCCTCGGGCCGCCCACCGTGCCCAAGGTCCGGTCCTGTCCCTCCCGCGCGCCCGCCCCCGACCCTTCCCCCGACTCCGGCCCCGGCCCTGACTCCGGCCCGTACCCGGACGGCCGGCACGCCGACGCCTCCCGGCCCGCCGAACGCGCCGGCGAGCAGGACACCCCGGAGCCCTCACCCGAGAGCACCACCGAGTCGCCCAGAGCCGTGGCCGGCAACCGGGCCGCGTCAGGAACCCCGATGGACATCGCCCCGCTGATTGCCGCGATCTTCCTCGCCGTGGTGGTGAGCGGTGGCATCGTGGGCTGGATAGCGGCGGGCCGGGCCGCCCGCCGCCGTGAGGAGTCACCATGACCGACGACCCCAAGGCCACCACTCTGGAGGACAGCACCCGGGAGGACGCCGCCCCGCCTGCCGACGCGCCCGAGCCGGAGGCCGAGGAGGCCCCGCTCGCCGAGCCGGAGGCCAAGGACAGCTCGCCCGGCGCGCCGGACGCGGGCGCCACGGCCGGCGACGAGACGTCCACGAGGGGCGGGCGGTTCACGCGGGCCAAGGTCGTCGGGGCGCTGGCCGCGATGCTGGTGACCGCGATCACCGCCACCGCCGTCCTGCAGTGGATCTCCGCCGCCCAGGCCGAGGACGCCCGCGCCGGCCTGGAGTCGGAGCGCGCCCTGCGCCTGGAGGTGTCCGGCGCGGCCAGCGCGTTCAGCCGCGCCCTGCTCAGCTACGACTACCAGAACCTCCAGAGCACCCGCTCCACCCTCGCCGCCCAGGCCACGGGCGACTTCCTGGCCACGTACGACACGGCGTTCGGCGGCGCGATGGCGCAGGTCATCGTCAAGCTCAAGGCCACCTCGCAGGCCACCGTCCGCGAGGTCTACCTGGCGGACGTGGACGAGGCCACCGCCCACGCCATCGTCGTCGTGGACCAACAGGTGAACACTTCGGAGGCGATCCGCTCGGTCAAGGACTCCCACCTTAAGATCAGCCTTGTGAAGGAGAAGGGGAGCTGGAAGATTCATGACGTGACCGTGCTCGGCGCGGCGTCGGAGGACCAGTACAACCTCAACGGCGACGAGAAGAACAAGGACTGACGATCGGCCCCTTAGCGATGGGTGGGCGCCCCGACGAGGTGCGCGCCCCCGAAGAATGGCTCACCGAGGTGGAGCGGGAGCGGGCCGCCCGCTTCAAGTTCGACCACGACCGCACCATCTTCGTCGCCGCCCACCTGCTCGTGCGGATCTGCGCCGCCGAGGTGCTCGGCGCCGACCCTGCGGAGCTCACGCTGCTGCAGTACTGCGACCTGCACGGCTTCGGGCACGGCAGGCCGTCCATCGAGCAGGCCCCGGACCTCGGCGTCAGCTTCAGCCACACGCGCGGCTACGTGTGCGCGGCGGCGGGTCCCGGCAAGATCGGCGTGGACGCGGAGCGCGTACGCCCCGGCCCGCTGGACACGGTGCTGGCCGACCGCGTGCTCACCCCGTACGAGCGGGCGATGGTCACCGGCAACGACGAGCTGATCAGGCACTGGACCCGCAAGGAGGCGCTCATCAAGCGCGGCGAGCTGACGCTCGACAAGGTGAGCGAGGGTGGCGCGGACCTGACCGGCCGGCACCTGCTGGAGTGGAGCGCCGGCCCGGACATCAGGGTGGCGGTCGTCACCGACAGCCCCGCCCGCCGCGTGCCCATCCCCGGCGAGGACTCATGAACGGCGGCGCAGCACGATCATCTCCGGGATCATGAACGGCGGCGGAGCGCGGCCCTCCCGGGGATCATGAACGGCGGCGGGTCGGGGTTGGGTCGAGGAAGACCTGCCTGACCCCCGGGAACCGCTCCCGCAGCCTACGGTCCACCTCCTCGCAGGCGAGCTCCACCCCCAGCGCGCTGGCCTCGTCCCTGAAGTCGATCTTCGCGGCGACCAGCATCGCGCCCGGCCCGATCATCATGGTCAGCAGCTCCACCACGTCCTCCACCTCGGGCTGGGCCAGCAGCACGGCGCGGATGCCGGTCTCGATCCCCTGCGGAGCGGCCTGGCCGATGAGCAGCGACAGGTTCGACTGGATCAGGATGAGCGCGACGACCAGCAGGAGCAGCCCGATCGCGACCGACGCGGCGCCGTCCCAGAGCGCCGAGCCGGTGAGCTGCGAGCCGAGCAGCCCCGCACCGGCGATGAGCAGCCCGACCAGCGCGGCGGCGTCCTCGAACAGCACCGCCTTGAGCGCGGTCTCCGACGTGAGCCGCACCAGCCGCACGGGGCTCACGTCGTAGCGGCGCGCCTCACCGCGCAGCTGCCTGTACGCCTTGGAGAAAGAGACGGCTTCGATCACGAACGACACGGCCAGCACGACGTAGGACGGCGTCAGGTTGGACAGCTCCTCGCCATGGCTGATCTCGTGCAGCCCGTGCGTGACGGAGAACCCGGCCCCGCCCACCAGGGTCGCCACCGCCGCCATCATGGCCCAGACGAACCCGGCCTTGCCGTACCCGAACGGGTGCCGCCGGTCGGCGGGCTTGCCCGAGCGGCGCACCGCCACCAGCAGGAGCAGCTCGGTGACGGTGTCGGCCGCCGAGTGCGCCGCCTCCGAGAGCATGGCCGCCGAGCCGCCGATCAGCCCGGCGATGAGCTTGGCCAAGGCGATGGCGAGGTTGGCGGCGCCGGCGACGAGCACGGTGCCCAGGCTCTCC
This window encodes:
- a CDS encoding cation diffusion facilitator family transporter yields the protein MGEAESGESLGTVLVAGAANLAIALAKLIAGLIGGSAAMLSEAAHSAADTVTELLLLVAVRRSGKPADRRHPFGYGKAGFVWAMMAAVATLVGGAGFSVTHGLHEISHGEELSNLTPSYVVLAVSFVIEAVSFSKAYRQLRGEARRYDVSPVRLVRLTSETALKAVLFEDAAALVGLLIAGAGLLGSQLTGSALWDGAASVAIGLLLLVVALILIQSNLSLLIGQAAPQGIETGIRAVLLAQPEVEDVVELLTMMIGPGAMLVAAKIDFRDEASALGVELACEEVDRRLRERFPGVRQVFLDPTPTRRRS
- a CDS encoding 4'-phosphopantetheinyl transferase family protein; translated protein: MGGRPDEVRAPEEWLTEVERERAARFKFDHDRTIFVAAHLLVRICAAEVLGADPAELTLLQYCDLHGFGHGRPSIEQAPDLGVSFSHTRGYVCAAAGPGKIGVDAERVRPGPLDTVLADRVLTPYERAMVTGNDELIRHWTRKEALIKRGELTLDKVSEGGADLTGRHLLEWSAGPDIRVAVVTDSPARRVPIPGEDS
- a CDS encoding MlaD family protein translates to MRSRIYVNLGFFVLLGIVMTVWAFSTIIRLDAIERPYRVSAEFVSSPGLIRGFDVAYLGVRVGKIGDVRLAPGRIVVGLDIDREIRLPKGVTAEVRRRSAIGEPYVALSPPPTGVAGPTLAAGDTIPLARTTVPLDYKKLFEGVGKLLNAVPPEDADTIVHELAVALDGRAPAIRRIVDDAHTLTGTLADNAELLDDLSVQLTRLTHTLAGKRGELASGISDLSTVTAALRESRTDLNAFLDQGPGVFAQLDAAVRTSRPGFSCLLTAAGLPHQPAFSAATERNVHHLLSIVPTALTLAGDISDRRGGTVYGKASFIFSVPGGPTPAEEYAGPLGPPTVPKVRSCPSRAPAPDPSPDSGPGPDSGPYPDGRHADASRPAERAGEQDTPEPSPESTTESPRAVAGNRAASGTPMDIAPLIAAIFLAVVVSGGIVGWIAAGRAARRREESP
- a CDS encoding MCE family protein translates to MIRRLIAGLAALTLAAGCSLQTLGATTGDLTLHAVFDDVQSLVAGHSVQIADVRVGTVTGIRLEGYRARVTMSVQSAHRVPEGSTATVAKTSVLGENYVRLTPPAGKNLATGPYLKDGATIAETSVEPDIEQVTAKAGPLIEALGAQDVNAILDAASTAFAGQGDEVNRLIKQTAQVTDAYAAARRDLGTSIDALARLGDDLAEGSAELDRLPGTLAAATERLAHGRRHVKRTIVALTKLAEQANLTVYPRHAERLRTLLRELEAVSTAMQRGKEDLKALVAKLQAFIDTPPITVNGQVLIYVWLKGLLPSVRGTPVRERGGDFSLLLEPPR
- a CDS encoding MCE family protein; amino-acid sequence: MRRLAAVLLAWTLLASGCSVGGAGPYLLVAIFSQAPSLYEEARVKVMGLDAGYVERIRISGDKVRVELRIDRHVPLPSGVKAVVAPQNTLGERNVVLYPPWKPGDQRIQAGATIPLERTDLPVEIDEALDAFTKLTDALDDEKLGDVAGDLADGVRGRGKTINDAIADTSELTGVLAKQDQQLVDLARSLNELATSLNERERQVTGAIDAFSEASAILAEERRRLRGFVTAMAGFVRRGDVIIEQYAERLPRAATTLAELVLTVRANSASTARAVKGAADFADILIDSWDRKQHVLKIRVVLNAMTRAWLTPLFEALNLGPVPCLPAGLSNCPFARRGGSR